Proteins from one Haloarchaeobius litoreus genomic window:
- a CDS encoding DUF7310 family coiled-coil domain-containing protein, translating into MPDALDDRLRAVERALDGSADRAATVTTTTDEPNTGHQSPPHHGEREDGRLDALESRLDDAETTLAQLEAAVQALRGYAGKVRSVDERVEERADAALAAVESLEDRVDELETDPAPLNGRRNAGHDEQCPHCDGRRDDGHRSGGRRDDDRLADERRDRTLDAGWPTSPAPRFESEDDTDASPGLLSRLRDLL; encoded by the coding sequence ATGCCCGACGCTCTCGACGACAGACTCCGCGCCGTCGAACGCGCACTGGACGGGTCGGCCGACCGCGCCGCGACCGTGACGACGACGACCGACGAACCGAACACCGGCCACCAGTCTCCCCCGCACCACGGCGAGCGGGAGGACGGCCGGCTGGACGCGCTCGAATCCCGCCTCGACGACGCCGAGACGACGCTCGCGCAGCTCGAAGCCGCCGTCCAGGCGCTCCGGGGCTACGCCGGCAAGGTCCGGTCGGTCGACGAACGCGTCGAGGAGCGCGCCGACGCCGCCCTCGCCGCGGTCGAGTCGCTGGAGGACCGTGTCGACGAGCTCGAAACGGACCCGGCACCACTCAACGGACGCCGCAACGCCGGTCACGACGAGCAGTGCCCGCACTGCGACGGCCGACGCGACGATGGCCACCGCAGCGGCGGCCGACGCGACGACGACCGGCTGGCCGACGAGCGCCGTGACCGGACGCTCGACGCCGGCTGGCCGACCTCCCCTGCCCCGCGCTTCGAGAGCGAGGACGACACCGACGCGAGTCCCGGGCTGCTCTCCCGCCTCCGTGACCTGCTGTGA
- a CDS encoding tubulin/FtsZ family protein, protein MKVVLIGVGQAGGKLTQALAEFDYEMDFDAVRGALAVNTAKTDLQTLDIETQLIGQDRVRGHGVGGDNELGAEVMQEDAVEVMDGLDGKITAEAEAIFVVAGLGGGTGSGGAPVLVRELKRVYDVPVYTLGILPGRGEGSMYQANAGRSLKTVVREADSTILVDNDAWHDAGESVEAAFDTINRNIAQRIGLLLASGENVEGVGESVVDSSEIINTLREGGIACLGYASAAGGETAEDNINAVTSITRSALFTGTSLPDAVTADAALLVVAGRPDAIPRKGVERARSWVEDQTGSLQVRGGDFPLDSDRIAALVLLGGVERSPRIDEFMERARQAQEEQEQVDHTANFQNDELDDLF, encoded by the coding sequence ATGAAGGTCGTCCTGATTGGTGTCGGCCAGGCCGGCGGAAAGCTCACCCAGGCCCTGGCCGAGTTCGACTACGAGATGGACTTCGACGCCGTCCGCGGCGCGCTCGCGGTGAACACGGCGAAGACGGACCTGCAGACTCTCGACATCGAGACGCAGCTCATCGGCCAGGACCGCGTGCGCGGCCACGGCGTCGGTGGCGACAACGAGCTCGGTGCCGAGGTGATGCAGGAGGACGCCGTCGAGGTGATGGACGGCCTCGACGGGAAGATCACCGCGGAGGCGGAGGCCATCTTCGTCGTCGCCGGCCTCGGCGGCGGCACCGGCTCCGGCGGCGCGCCCGTCCTCGTCCGCGAGCTGAAGCGCGTCTACGACGTGCCCGTCTACACGCTCGGCATCCTCCCCGGTCGCGGCGAGGGTTCGATGTACCAGGCCAACGCCGGTCGCTCCCTGAAGACCGTCGTGCGGGAGGCCGACTCGACCATCCTCGTCGACAACGACGCCTGGCACGACGCCGGCGAGTCCGTCGAGGCCGCCTTCGACACCATCAACCGGAACATCGCCCAGCGCATCGGGCTGCTCCTCGCCTCCGGCGAGAACGTCGAGGGCGTCGGCGAGTCGGTGGTCGACTCCTCGGAGATCATCAACACGCTCCGCGAGGGCGGCATCGCCTGCCTCGGCTACGCCAGCGCGGCCGGCGGCGAGACGGCCGAGGACAACATCAACGCGGTCACCAGCATCACGCGCTCGGCCCTGTTCACCGGCACGAGCCTCCCCGATGCGGTGACGGCCGACGCCGCCCTCCTCGTCGTCGCGGGCCGGCCGGACGCCATCCCGCGCAAGGGCGTCGAGCGAGCGCGTAGCTGGGTCGAGGACCAGACCGGCAGCCTCCAGGTCCGCGGCGGCGACTTCCCGCTCGACTCCGACCGCATCGCCGCGCTGGTGCTGCTCGGCGGCGTCGAGCGGTCGCCCCGCATCGACGAGTTCATGGAGCGAGCCAGGCAGGCCCAGGAGGAACAGGAGCAGGTCGACCACACGGCGAACTTCCAGAACGACGAGCTCGACGACCTGTTCTGA
- a CDS encoding SHOCT domain-containing protein, whose amino-acid sequence MTPGDDGDSQGKASAITSLLVLGAGLLGLFLGVPNWWLIFVIGYAVVLPIVAILFDDDGDDDVLDETDRRMDDASTGRTGDRVPDSKRDALETLRERYAQGELSEEQFEQKLEHLLETETLEDARARLERSSKTTDRADDDPELERE is encoded by the coding sequence ATGACACCGGGTGACGACGGTGACTCCCAGGGGAAGGCCTCCGCGATAACCTCGCTGCTCGTCCTCGGTGCGGGCCTGCTCGGCCTCTTTCTGGGCGTACCGAACTGGTGGCTCATCTTCGTCATCGGCTACGCCGTCGTCCTCCCCATCGTGGCCATCCTGTTCGACGACGACGGCGACGACGACGTGCTCGACGAGACGGACCGGCGGATGGACGACGCGTCGACGGGACGGACCGGGGACCGCGTCCCCGATTCGAAGCGCGACGCGCTCGAAACCCTGCGGGAGCGGTACGCGCAGGGCGAGCTCTCGGAGGAACAGTTCGAACAGAAGCTCGAACACCTGCTGGAGACGGAGACGCTGGAGGACGCCCGTGCCCGCCTCGAACGGTCGTCGAAGACAACGGACCGGGCCGACGACGACCCCGAACTCGAACGCGAGTAG
- a CDS encoding alkaline phosphatase family protein, translated as MGLFDRLRGDDAPRVAFFGIDGVPYSLVTGNADVFPNLNRIAREGNAAAIESIVPPESSACWPSLTTGVNPGETGVYGFQDRETGTYDTYVPMGDDVQAKRLWDRVQEDGRDATVLNVPVTFPPQRNVQRQVSGFLSVDDMTKAAQPEELQDYLDSIDYNLDVNAKLGHEDDKSAFIENAHETLEKRFQAFEHYVEKDDWDLFFGVFMTTDRVNHFLFEHYERDGEYREEFLDFYRKVDEYIGKLHEALPDDVTMLVASDHGFTTLDHEVHLNEWLRREGWLSFDSDEPSELGDISDETRAYSFIPGRVYLNLEGREPRGSVPEDEYEAVRDELKAKLEALEGPNGDPVADRVVEKEGAFRGDHDDIAPDLVVIPNHGFDLKAGFKGHDDVFGKEARNGMHSFDNAALFVDDPDVNITDADLYDLTPTILDLMDVDYERTEFDGGSLA; from the coding sequence ATGGGTCTCTTCGATAGGTTACGCGGTGACGACGCGCCACGCGTCGCCTTCTTCGGTATCGACGGGGTGCCGTACAGCCTCGTCACTGGCAACGCGGACGTGTTCCCGAACCTCAACCGGATCGCTCGCGAGGGCAACGCCGCGGCGATCGAGAGCATCGTTCCGCCGGAGTCCAGCGCGTGCTGGCCGTCGCTGACCACCGGCGTCAACCCGGGTGAGACGGGGGTATACGGCTTCCAGGACCGCGAGACTGGCACCTACGACACGTACGTACCGATGGGCGACGACGTGCAGGCGAAACGGCTCTGGGACCGCGTGCAGGAGGACGGCCGCGACGCGACCGTGCTGAACGTCCCGGTGACGTTCCCGCCCCAGCGCAACGTCCAGCGACAGGTCTCCGGCTTCCTCTCCGTCGACGACATGACGAAGGCTGCACAGCCCGAAGAGCTCCAGGACTACCTCGACTCCATCGACTACAACCTCGACGTGAACGCCAAGCTCGGCCACGAGGACGACAAGTCGGCGTTCATCGAGAACGCCCACGAGACGCTCGAGAAGCGCTTCCAGGCGTTCGAGCACTACGTCGAGAAGGACGACTGGGACCTCTTCTTCGGCGTGTTCATGACGACCGACCGGGTCAACCACTTCCTGTTCGAGCACTACGAGCGCGACGGCGAGTACAGGGAGGAGTTCCTCGATTTCTACCGCAAGGTCGACGAGTACATCGGGAAGCTCCACGAGGCGCTCCCCGACGACGTGACGATGCTCGTCGCCTCCGACCACGGGTTCACCACGCTCGACCACGAGGTACACCTCAACGAGTGGCTCCGCCGCGAGGGCTGGCTCTCCTTCGACAGCGACGAGCCCAGCGAGCTCGGTGACATCAGTGACGAGACGCGCGCGTACTCGTTCATCCCGGGCCGGGTCTACCTCAACCTCGAAGGGCGCGAACCCCGCGGCAGCGTCCCTGAAGACGAGTACGAAGCCGTGCGCGACGAACTCAAGGCGAAACTCGAGGCCCTGGAGGGGCCGAACGGAGACCCGGTCGCCGACCGCGTCGTCGAGAAGGAGGGGGCATTCCGCGGCGACCACGACGACATCGCGCCCGACCTCGTCGTCATCCCGAACCACGGCTTCGACCTCAAGGCCGGCTTCAAGGGCCACGACGACGTGTTCGGCAAGGAGGCACGCAACGGGATGCACAGCTTCGACAACGCCGCGCTGTTCGTCGACGACCCCGACGTGAACATCACCGACGCGGACCTCTACGACCTGACCCCGACCATCCTCGATCTGATGGACGTCGACTACGAGCGCACCGAGTTCGACGGCGGCTCGCTCGCCTGA
- a CDS encoding inorganic diphosphatase, giving the protein MTNLWEDLETGPNPPEEIYAVVECLKGERNKYEYDKDVPGVVLDRVLHSNVHYPSDYGFLPQSYYDDEDPFDVLVLVEDQTFPGCIIEARPVALMKMDDDGEQDDKVIAVPIEDPRYDHIEDLEDIPQQQRDEIDEFFATYKNLEKGKEVETLGWEDKAAAKQAIEHAMDLYEDEFQ; this is encoded by the coding sequence ATGACGAACCTCTGGGAAGACCTCGAGACGGGTCCGAACCCGCCGGAAGAGATCTACGCGGTCGTCGAGTGCCTCAAGGGCGAGCGCAACAAGTACGAGTACGACAAGGACGTGCCCGGTGTCGTGCTGGACCGTGTGCTCCACAGCAACGTCCACTACCCCTCGGACTACGGCTTCCTCCCGCAGTCGTACTACGACGACGAGGACCCCTTCGACGTACTCGTGCTCGTCGAGGACCAGACGTTCCCCGGCTGCATCATCGAGGCGCGCCCCGTCGCCCTCATGAAGATGGACGACGACGGAGAGCAGGACGACAAGGTCATCGCCGTCCCCATCGAGGACCCGCGGTACGACCACATCGAGGACCTGGAGGACATCCCGCAGCAGCAGCGTGACGAGATAGACGAGTTCTTCGCGACCTACAAGAACCTCGAGAAGGGCAAGGAAGTCGAGACCCTCGGCTGGGAGGACAAGGCCGCGGCGAAGCAGGCCATCGAGCACGCGATGGACCTCTACGAGGACGAGTTCCAGTAA
- a CDS encoding PadR family transcriptional regulator encodes MSEAQTVTGKQGIARELTAFQHNILVILAKEPMYGLAIKRELEEYYGTEVNHGRLYPNLDELVGLGLIDKSELDKRTNQYELTDDGYAAVMDQVEWTLENIATDEERADDVRAILE; translated from the coding sequence ATGTCAGAGGCACAAACAGTCACCGGCAAGCAGGGCATTGCACGCGAACTCACCGCGTTCCAGCACAATATCCTCGTGATTCTGGCCAAAGAGCCCATGTACGGGCTCGCTATCAAGCGGGAGCTGGAGGAGTACTACGGCACCGAGGTCAACCACGGCCGTCTGTACCCCAACCTGGACGAACTGGTCGGGCTCGGGCTCATCGACAAGAGCGAGCTGGACAAGCGCACGAACCAGTACGAGCTGACCGACGACGGCTACGCCGCCGTCATGGACCAGGTCGAGTGGACGCTCGAGAACATCGCGACCGACGAGGAGCGCGCAGACGACGTCCGGGCCATCCTCGAGTAA
- a CDS encoding DUF7108 family protein: MSGKYNTSNDDTAADEQGENELPQSVVDEAERLSRLARETVDDAEGEAYRERRADLVGEHGYAARVRSEDEATLVCYPQEWLEDGVVQMDRIEDTSRAVEVPLSGPGDPDEWRAVDEHNRELVEQVREEHGEVHARNATAFADFAGNHYAKPVESLTAGEMEEFIEEYYPRNAWPSDEQTAVVEQSLELVYETAGERVPGS; encoded by the coding sequence ATGTCAGGGAAATATAACACTTCGAACGATGACACAGCGGCGGACGAGCAGGGCGAGAACGAGCTCCCACAGTCAGTCGTCGACGAGGCCGAGCGGCTGTCCCGGCTCGCGCGTGAGACCGTCGACGACGCCGAGGGCGAGGCGTACCGGGAGCGGCGTGCCGACCTCGTCGGCGAGCACGGATACGCCGCGCGCGTCCGGAGCGAGGACGAAGCGACGCTGGTCTGCTATCCGCAGGAGTGGCTGGAGGACGGCGTCGTGCAGATGGACCGCATCGAGGACACCTCGCGCGCGGTGGAGGTACCCCTCTCCGGCCCCGGCGACCCCGACGAGTGGCGCGCGGTGGACGAGCACAACCGGGAACTCGTCGAACAGGTCCGCGAGGAGCACGGCGAGGTGCACGCCAGGAACGCGACCGCGTTCGCCGACTTCGCCGGGAACCACTACGCGAAGCCCGTCGAGTCACTCACCGCGGGCGAGATGGAGGAGTTCATCGAGGAGTACTACCCACGCAACGCGTGGCCGAGCGACGAGCAGACCGCTGTCGTAGAGCAGTCGCTCGAACTGGTGTACGAGACGGCAGGAGAGCGGGTGCCCGGGTCGTAG